One Apis cerana isolate GH-2021 linkage group LG15, AcerK_1.0, whole genome shotgun sequence DNA window includes the following coding sequences:
- the LOC108000759 gene encoding DE-cadherin isoform X5, whose protein sequence is MQQDENHNHKPVFSNCSNYAPVVKEEEPVGTVVIQVHAKDRDNPDNGGTITYSFVTAPGEKLKFEINNRTGLIRTTQVLDRDEPAREKEAYLTVLATDNGRPQLDDVCTFKVTIEDVNDNSPVFDKVAYTESVPQDLPLSREVMRVSATDIDDGNNSVVYYSLSPKKPEDGVYFRIDRNTGVIFLNKTIDKVPDYKFSMTATAQDQGENPKSNVIDLDIRVVESHKKAPVFLPRPAEPIRLQENFSDFDASIVQLKAVLNSGDKLLFELVPGTTEQTNKGNTFRLESNKDVADIKLSQHLDYESNTQYTLIVRVQNKYQLAAETTVVIEVLDVNDNIPVFREMKKGSVLENEPPGVPVMQVRAIDADGTSAHNQVTYELDNFRDLFAIDKYTGNITTLTTFDREDEDTYNVKVIAVDNSPSALFKTGEHNKGQQVFRIEIADKNDNAPHFTQAVYTANSILENANINEAVTEVKALDSDTASPVTYSIIFGNTDDSFYIEDTTGKIRVKKPLDYEKITEYNLTVRAFDGLYNDTAQVKIFIENVNDNPPVFEDFNKNPTIEEEKLVEGCITTVVAYDPDITDRNADQHIAYAIVKEDQQPLIGIDKSGCITLKKPLDRDPPLGYPMWTVIVMARDEDGSPTALRELVMVNITLIDINDNAPFLDMPYPVVWDENKPPGKITELKARDWDSEENGPPFHFQIDKNTADDEIQAKFAIRDADLFARVEFNREERKSYDIPIAITDSGTPPMTGTSTLTVIIGDENDNPMSEGSSSIFVYNYKGEAPKTEIGRVYVNDPDDWDLPDKHFAWASTHEGFYLNQDTGMITLLPGISNDTFVLKFIVTEHSTYIPRHQVNAYVNVTVKELPEEAVERSGSVRFFGMTAHDFVAPDEESGVSKKEIFQERIADMLNTSVENVDVFTVLHSPHHNNESLLDVRFSAHGSPYYAPEKLNTILAQHAKEIERELKTDILLVNIDECLFEKQYCNNSCRSYLNASTVPYPVYTNTSTFVGVRAIVDPQCTCHVYEPIVCLNGGTPLADRCECPPGLEGPRCELLGIGFHGDGWVIMPPPGQACDDSHLGLEITPHMDNGLVFYFGPMTYSPKMKIQDFMALELQQGYAVLYMDYGTGTVRLDQRHIKLTDGKSHKIDIYFTKNAIEMKVDNCGISACISLTPPQGPNELLNVNSPMQVGGTLTNFAQLSSQLGWDFKPTNKGFVGCIRNMTFNGNTYNLGMPSLSRNADPGCDHGMAKAVSFGIDTNFLVAILVCIAILLILLLAVVVHRRKTDDLYKDMDDIRENIINYEDEGGGEVDTGYDLNVLRTIYDAPPIDSKIPPVGMKTRGSDEVPDICGFLDGKKESCDKDPDTNPFDDVRHYAYEGEGNSEGSLSSLASCMYINIIYHVMIIDNHSFAMFLLAGTDDGDLKFNYLSNFGPRFRKLADMYGEEPSDEESDGVGERESESWC, encoded by the exons ATGCAGCAAGATGAAAATCACAATCACAAGCCTGTGTTCTCGAATTGTTCGAATTACGCGCCAGTGGTGAAGGAGGAGGAACCGGTGGGCACAGTTGTGATCCAAGTACACGCCAAGGACAGGGACAATCCGGACAACGgag GTACCATTACTTACAGTTTCGTGACTGCGCCGGGCGAGAAGCTGAAATTCGAGATCAACAATAGAACCGGGTTGATCAGGACGACGCAGGTGTTGGATAGGGATGAACCAGCTCGTGAAAAGGAGGCCTACCTGACCGTCCTCGCGACCGACAATGGAAGACCGCAGCTCGACGATGTGTGCACGTTCAAAGTCACCATCGAGGACGTCAACGACAATTCCCCTGTTTTTGACAAAGTG GCGTACACCGAATCAGTGCCGCAAGACTTGCCTCTTAGCCGAGAGGTTATGAGAGTATCCGCCACGGACATCGACGATGGGAACAACTCCGTCGTATATTACAGCCTGTCGCCTAAGAAGCCCGAGGACGGTGTATACTTTCGAATAGATCGCAACACGGGTGTGATATTTCTCAACAAAACCATCGAC AAAGTTCCGGATTACAAGTTCAGCATGACCGCGACAGCCCAGGATCAGGGAGAGAATCCAAAGTCGAACGTGATTGATCTGGATATACGAGTGGTCGAGTCCCACAAGAAAGCACCTGTGTTTCTGCCGAGACCTGCCGAGCCGATCCGATTGCAGGAAAATTTCAGCGACTTCGATGCGAGTATCGTGCAATTAAAAGCTGTATTGAACAGCGGCGATAAACTTCTGTTCGAGCTGGTCCCGGGTACAACGGAGCAAACCAATAAAGGGAATACCTTCAG GTTGGAATCGAACAAGGACGTAGCCGACATAAAGCTCTCTCAACACCTCGACTACGAGAGCAACACGCAGTACACGTTGATCGTGCGCGTGcagaataaatatcaattggcCGCCGAGACAACGGTCGTCATAGAAGTGTTAGACGTCAACGACAATATACCGGTCTTTCGTGAGATGAAGAAGGGCAGCGTGCTCGAGAACGAACCGCCAGGAGTTCCTGTGATGCAAGTGCGCGCCATAGACGCCGACGGGACTTCGGCTCACAATCAG GTTACGTACGAGTTGGACAACTTCAGAGATCTTTTCGCCATCGACAAATACACCGGCAACATTACCACGTTGACCACGTTTGACAGAGAAGACGAGGATACGTATAACGTGAAGGTTATCGCGGTGGACAACTCCCCCAGCGCCCTTTTCAAGACGGGGGAGCACAACAAGGGCCAGCAAGTGTTCAGGATCGAGATCGCGGACAAAAACGACAATGCCCCTCACTTCACGCAAGCTGTATACACCGCGAATTCGATCCTCGAGAATGCGAACATAAACGAGGCTGTTACAGAGGTGAAGGCTCTCGACTCCGACACTGCCAGTCCAGTAACGTACAGTATTATATTCGGTAACACCGACGatagtttttatatcgaaGACACAACTGGTAAGATTCGCGTGAAGAAACCTTTGGATTACGAGAAAATCACGGAATACAACTTAACCGTCAGAGCGTTCGACGGGTTGTACAATGACACTGCGCAGGTAAAGATTTTCATAGAGAACGTGAACGATAATCCGCCAGTTTTCGAAGACTTTAACAAGAATCCTACTATagaggaggaaaaattggTCGAAG GTTGTATCACCACTGTGGTCGCTTACGATCCCGACATCACGGACAGAAATGCCGATCAGCACATTGCTTACGCTATTGTAAAAGAGGACCAGCAACCTCTGATCGGTATTGATAAATCTGGGTGTATAACGTTGAAGAAACCCCTCGATCGCGACCCGCCCTTAGGATATCCTATGTGGACG GTGATCGTAATGGCTCGAGACGAGGATGGATCTCCGACTGCGTTACGAGAACTGGTAATGGTGAACATCACACTGATCGATATAAACGACAACGCACCGTTCCTCGATATGCCATACCCGGTGGTTTGGGACGAGAACAAGCCCCCCGGAAAGATAACGGAACTGAAAGCTCGGGATTGGGACTCAGAAGAGAACGGCCCGCCATTTCACTTCCAAATAGACAAGAATACCGCCGACGACGAGATCCAGGCGAAATTCGCTATTCGAGATGCCGACCTGTTTGCACGGGTCGAGTTTAATCGAGAGGAACGAAAGAGTTACGATATCCCGATCGCTATCACGGATAGCGGTACACCACCGATGACGGGAACATCGACTTTAACCGTGATAATAGGGGATGAGAACGACAATCCTATGTCGGAAGGCTCGAGCTCGATATTCGTTTATAATTACAAGGGCGAGGCGCCGAAAACGGAGATCGGCCGAGTGTACGTGAACGATCCGGATGACTGGGATTTGCCTGATAAACATTTTGCCTGGGCCTCGACCCACGAGGGATTTTACTTAAATCAAGACACCGGGATGATCACGCTTCTCCCGGGTATCTCGAACGACACGTTCGTTCTCAAGTTCATAGTGACCGAGCACAGCACGTATATTCCACGGCATCAAGTGAACGCGTACGTGAACGTCACCGTGAAAGAATTGCCCGAAGAAGCGGTGGAGAGATCGGGCTCCGTGCGTTTCTTTGGGATGACCGCCCATGATTTTGTCGCGCCCGACGAAGAAAGCGGTGTCagtaaaaaggaaatatttcaagaaagaaTCGCCGACATGCTTAACACTTCGGTGGAGAACGTGGATGTATTCACGGTGCTTCACTCGCCGCATCACAATAACGAGAGCTTGTTAGACGTGCGTTTCTCGGCACACGGAAGTCCCTATTACGCTCCCGAGAAATTGAACACGATTTTGGCCCAACACGCGAAAGAAATTGAGCGAGAACTAAAGACCGATATTCTTCTTGTGAACATTGACGAGTGTCTGTTCGAGAAACAATATTGCAACAATAGTTGTCGTAGCTATCTGAATGCCAGCACAGTTCCATATCCAGTTTATACGAATACGAGTACATTCGTTGGTGTACGAGCGATCGTAGATCCACAGTGCACTTGTCACGTGTACGAACCGATAGTTTGTCTGAATGGAGGCACACCATTGGCTGACCGATGCGAGTGCCCTCCTGGTCTCGAAGGACCAAGATGCGAGCTTCTCGGCATTGGATTTCACGGAGATGGCTGGGTCATAATGCCGCCGCCTGGTCAAGCTTGCGACGACTCTCACCTGG GTCTTGAGATAACGCCTCATATGGACAACGGTCTTGTGTTTTATTTTGGTCCTATGACGTATAGCCCGAAGATGAAAATTCAAGACTTTATGGCTTTGGAACTACAACAAGGATATGCTGTTCTTTACATGGATTATGGAACTGGCACTGTGCGACTCGATCAACGGCATATCAAACTCACCGATGGCAAAAGCCACaagatagatatttattttacgaagAAT GCGATTGAGATGAAAGTAGACAATTGCGGAATTTCAGCTTGCATTAGTTTAACCCCACCGCAAGGACCAAACGAGCTCTTGAATGTAAATAGTCCAATGCAAGTCGGTGGAACTTTAACTAATTTTGCACAACTATCCTCGCAATTAGGATGGGATTTTAAACCTACTAATAAGGGATTCGTTGGATGTATACGCAACATGACTTTCAATGGAAAt ACGTATAACTTAGGAATGCCATCGTTATCTAGAAATGCGGATCCTGGTTGCGATCACGGAATGGCAAAAGCCGTTTCCTTCGGAATCGACACCAATTTTCTTGTCGCAATTTTAGTTTGCATCGCGATTTTGTTGATATTGTTGCTGGCAGTAGTGGTACACAGACGGAAAACTGATGATCTTTACAAGGATATGGACGACATAAGAgagaatataatcaattatgaGGACGAAGGAGGCGGTGAGGTAGACACAGGTTACGATTTAAACGTTCTTCGAACGATTTACGATGCTCCGCCTATCGATTCAAAAATACCACCGGTTGGCATGAAAACGAGAG GGTCTGACGAAGTACCAGACATTTGCGGTTTCCTAGATGGCAAGAAAGAAAGCTGTGACAAGGATCCCGATACAAATCCATTCGACGATGTCAGGCATTATGCTTATGAAGGCGAAGGCAATTCAGAGGGTTCCTTGTCGTCTTTGGCTTCTtgtatgtacataaatataatatatcatgttATGATCATCGATAATCATTCTTTTGCGATGTTTCTTCTTGCAGGCACTGACGATGGAGATCTCaagttcaattatttatcgaattttggACCGAGATTCCGAAAATTAGCCGACATGTATGGAGAAGAACCTAGCGACGAGGAGAGTGACGGTGTCGGAGAACGAGAAAGCGAGAGCTGGTGTTGA